Below is a window of Tistrella mobilis DNA.
CTTCCCGTCCCTCCTCTTCTCTTCCCGCCTCTTCCCCCCTTGTCCTTTCCGGAACACCCGACCATGGATCTGAGCTACAGCGCCGAGCAGGACATGCTTCGTGACAGCGTGGCGCGCGTGATGCGCGACGCCGGTTCCTTCGCCGATCGTCAGAAACGGGTTGCCCGGGCCTGGCAGGCGGGTGCCGCCGCCGCCGAGGCCCGCGCCGCCCATGCCGGGCCGCATTGGCAGCGCTTCGCCGAACTGGGCTGGCTGGCGGTGCCCTTCGCCGAGGCCGATGGCGGCATCGGCGGCGGTGCGGTCGATTTCGGCATCGTGATGGAAGGCATCGGCCGGGCGCTGGCCATCGAGCCGCTGCTGCCCACCGTGCTGGCGGCGCGGCTGGTGGCGGCGCTGGGCGATGCGGCGCAGAAGGCCGGCTGGCTGGCCCCGGCGCTCGACGGCCGCCGGCGCCTCGCCTTCGCCTTCGCCGAGCGCCAGGCCCGCTATGACCTGACCGACTGCGCCACCACCGCCCGGCAGGCGGATGACGGCTGGGTTCTGGACGGGCGCAAGGCGGTGGTGATCGGCGGCCATGCCGCCGACGGTTTCGTGGTGGTCGCCCGCAGCGCCTGCGGCCGCACCGACGCCGAGGGGCTGTCGCTGTTCCTGGTAGAAGCCGACGCACCGGGCGTGGAGGTGATCGCCTATCGCACCAACGACGCCACCGGCGCCGCCGATCTGGTGCTGAACGGGGCGGCCCTGCCCGCAGATGCCCTGCTGGGCACAGCCGGTGCCGCCGCCGGCCCGATCGAGGCCACGATCGATTTCGCCATCGCCGCGGTCGCCGCCGAAGCGGTGGGGGCGATGGCGGCACTCTGCGAGCAGACGCTCGACTATCTGAAAACCCGCAAACAGTTCGGCCGGCCGCTGGGCGACAATCAGGTTCTGCAGCACCGCATGGTCGACATGGTGATCGCGACCGAAGAGGCGCGCTCGGCGGCACTTCATGGCGCGCTGATGGCCGAAGACCCCGATCCGGCGGCCCGGTCGCGGGCCCTGTCGCTCACCAAGATCGAAATCGGCCGCACCGCGACGAAGGTGGGCCAGGAGGCGGTGCAGCTGCACGGCGCCATGGGTGTCACCGCGGAGCTGGCGATCGGCCATTATTTCAAGCGCCTGACCGCAATCGCCGCCAGTTTCGGCGATGCCGACTGGCATATCCGGCGCATCGCCCGCATCGACGCCGCCGCCCCCATCCGCGGCCTGAACCGACCCGCGGCCTGAACCGGAGACGCCCCCCATGGACATCAAGCTTTCGCCCGAGGATCAGGCCTTCGCCGACGAGGTCCGCGGCTTCATCCGCGACAATCTGCCGGCCGATATCGCCGACAAGGTGCGCCGCGACATCCACCTCTCCAAAGACGATTACATGCGCTGGCAGCAGATTCTGGGCGCCCGGGGCTGGCATGTGT
It encodes the following:
- a CDS encoding acyl-CoA dehydrogenase family protein; this translates as MDLSYSAEQDMLRDSVARVMRDAGSFADRQKRVARAWQAGAAAAEARAAHAGPHWQRFAELGWLAVPFAEADGGIGGGAVDFGIVMEGIGRALAIEPLLPTVLAARLVAALGDAAQKAGWLAPALDGRRRLAFAFAERQARYDLTDCATTARQADDGWVLDGRKAVVIGGHAADGFVVVARSACGRTDAEGLSLFLVEADAPGVEVIAYRTNDATGAADLVLNGAALPADALLGTAGAAAGPIEATIDFAIAAVAAEAVGAMAALCEQTLDYLKTRKQFGRPLGDNQVLQHRMVDMVIATEEARSAALHGALMAEDPDPAARSRALSLTKIEIGRTATKVGQEAVQLHGAMGVTAELAIGHYFKRLTAIAASFGDADWHIRRIARIDAAAPIRGLNRPAA